One window of the Anaeromyxobacter dehalogenans 2CP-C genome contains the following:
- a CDS encoding sulfurtransferase TusA family protein: MALTAQMPAPARTLDTSGRLCPFPIVETAKAVKAMDAGAVLLVIATDPGIALDMPMWCKATRNEHLGTFQDGGAWKSFVRKRAR, from the coding sequence ATGGCGCTCACCGCACAGATGCCCGCGCCCGCGCGCACCCTCGACACCTCGGGGCGCCTGTGCCCGTTCCCGATCGTCGAGACCGCGAAGGCGGTGAAGGCGATGGACGCGGGGGCGGTGCTGCTCGTCATCGCCACCGACCCCGGCATCGCGCTCGACATGCCGATGTGGTGCAAGGCGACGCGGAACGAGCACCTCGGGACGTTCCAGGACGGCGGGGCCTGGAAGAGCTTCGTGCGAAAGCGCGCCCGCTGA